In Acipenser ruthenus chromosome 15, fAciRut3.2 maternal haplotype, whole genome shotgun sequence, a genomic segment contains:
- the LOC117421841 gene encoding calcineurin B homologous protein 1, translating to MGSRASTLLRDEEIEEIKKETGFSHSQITRLYSRFTSLDKGENGTLCREDFQRIPELAINPLGDRIINAFFPEGEDQVNFRGFMRTLAHFRPIDDHEKNKDPNVSEPLNSRNNKLLFAFRLYDLDKDDKISRDELLQVLRMMVGVNISDDQLGSIADRTIQEADQDGDSCISFTEFIKVLEKVDVEQKMSIRFLH from the exons atGGGGTCGAGAGCTTCAACGTTGCTGCGAGATGAAGAAATTGAAGAGATTAAAAAGGAAACCGGCT TTTCCCACAGTCAGATAACACGACTATACAGCCGATTTACCAGCCTGGACAAAGGAGAAAATGGGACACTATG CCGTGAAGATTTCCAAAGAATACCAGAACTTGCTATTAACCCTTTGGGAGACAGAATAATCAACGCTTTCTTTCCAGAAGG AGAGGACCAGGTGAACTTCCGTGGGTTCATGCGGACGTTGGCACATTTCCGCCCTATAGATGACCATGAGAAGAACAAAGACCCCAATGTTTCTGAACCACtaaacagcagaaacaacaagcTGCTTT ttGCTTTCCGTCTTTACGATCTGGACAAGGATGACAAGATTTCACGGGATGAGCTCTTGCAG GTCTTGCGCATGATGGTTGGTGTTAACATCTCTGATGATCAGTTGGGCAGCATTGCTGACAGGACCATTCAGGAGGCAGATCAGGATGGCGACAGTTGCATTTCCTTCACTGAGTTCATAAAG gttttaGAAAAGGTGGATGTAGAGCAGAAAATGAGCATCCGATTCCTTCACTAA
- the LOC117421842 gene encoding protein Mis18-beta-like: protein MAVSKSSAKRNIIARLSNIIINTDKKTPRKNTYITPVFGGTCEETLVGEHAIRQNAGKYFMQDHEVPGMVLPNVTYDVSDELSYDKTMSSQCYNKVVKQPFRQGDDSLLIGISQNATYEVPNDLQTTSHSAFLCSHCNTVMGDSLNTCGDDKRLNVIICLKVTNDVVVEDELQFGLQGKVSGCVYKPLRCGCCQSAVGMVLNSTARAFTSLRNLFLLHKENISCYVLQSRNMVPATEMNFELKTSQMAIKELKQELVDLNNRLELVEQRLGHGFTQDATLTMEMTPK, encoded by the exons ATGGCTGTTAGTAAGAGCTCTGCAAAACGCAATATAATTGCCAGATTATCCAATATCATTATAAACACAGACAAAAAGACCCCTCGAAAAAATACTTACATTACTCCTGTATTCGGAGGTACTTGCGAAGAAACTTTAGTCGGTGAACACGCAATTAGGCAGAATGCTGGGAAATATTTCATGCAAGACCACGAAGTGCCGGGGATGGTTTTGCCGAATGTCACTTATGATGTGTCTGATGAGCTTTCCTATGATAAAACTATGAGCAGTCAGTGCTACAACAAAGTCGTAAAACAGCCTTTTCGACAAGGTGATGACAGCCTCCTCATTGGAATTTCACAGAACGCCACTTACGAAGTACCGAACGATCTCCAGACAACATCCCATTCTGCTTTTCTGTGCAGCCACTGCAATACGGTGATGGGGGATTCTCTTAATACGTGCGGAGACGACAAACGACTGAACGTGATCATCTGCCTCA agGTTACTAATGACGTGGTGGTAGAAGATGAGCTGCAGTTTGGGCTGCAAGGAAAAGTCTCTGGATG TGTCTATAAACCCCTGCGGTGTGGTTGCTGCCAGTCTGCTGTGGGCATGGTGCTGAACTCCACTGCCAGAGCTTTCACCTCTCTCAGGAACCTCTTTCTCCTTCACAAGGAGAACATCAGCTG CTATGTCTTGCAGTCTAGAAATATGGTTCCAGCTACTGAGATGAACTTTGAACTCAAAACTTCACAGATGGCTATTAAAGAG TTAAAGCAGGAGCTTGTGGATTTGAACAACAGGCTGGAGTTAGTTGAGCAAAGATTAGGTCATGGTTTTACACAAGATGCCACCCTTACCATGGAGATGACCCCGAAATAA